The Candidatus Obscuribacterales bacterium genome contains a region encoding:
- a CDS encoding YlqD family protein produces the protein MEASQSHLLLKRLINIKVVVTPRWKEEVQQQLQTQINQLDGQLQQLEAQGQRMVTEVQKQSGQSDDPAMSQQIGSIQTQVNQKKSQLLEKKNQTLQQLQQVQLLEMDQEVGQGQIESFFRIEKGDNLIRKMQVEILMRDGVVEDIRGDL, from the coding sequence ATGGAAGCTTCACAATCACACCTATTACTGAAACGGCTGATCAACATCAAAGTTGTTGTGACCCCCCGTTGGAAAGAAGAAGTTCAACAACAGTTGCAAACCCAAATCAACCAACTCGATGGTCAGCTTCAGCAGCTTGAGGCCCAAGGACAGCGGATGGTGACGGAGGTTCAGAAACAAAGTGGGCAATCCGATGATCCCGCCATGAGCCAACAAATCGGCAGTATTCAAACTCAAGTCAACCAAAAGAAAAGCCAGTTGCTGGAGAAGAAAAACCAAACCCTACAGCAGCTTCAACAGGTGCAGCTCCTAGAAATGGATCAAGAAGTTGGTCAAGGACAAATTGAAAGTTTCTTCCGTATTGAGAAGGGCGACAACCTCATCCGTAAGATGCAGGTGGAGATCCTGATGCGGGATGGGGTCGTGGAAGACATCCGCGGCGATCTTTAA